The Candidatus Tiamatella incendiivivens genome includes a region encoding these proteins:
- a CDS encoding RNA 3'-terminal phosphate cyclase gives MGEGGGQILRLALALSTVSGKPVRVHDVRAKRSKPGLRPQHLIAVKALSQIAQAEVSGAHVGSTEVIFIPKELKGGSYRFDIGTAGSVSLVIQAVILPLLFASEPSTVRLSGGTDVPMAPPIDYMRYVFKHNLRLLGVSFDIVLHRRGHYPKGGGVVELVIEKMASKLRPLKAIRRGGILGIKGLSHAVKLPFHVASRQALAARNYIREKLGEIPVSVEIEHYKKEWDPHLGPGSGIVLWANCGKTLLGSDSLGARGKPAERVGDEAASVLVEDLSTGMAFDRHMSDMLPPFLAFTGGVSEIGGAKLTMHAKTVLELLKIILGDEGFEYELDGEVDGPFFLKLKGVKPFSRG, from the coding sequence GGTCTAAGCCAGGTTTGAGACCTCAACACCTTATTGCTGTTAAAGCACTTTCGCAGATAGCTCAAGCTGAAGTGTCTGGGGCTCATGTAGGTTCAACTGAAGTAATCTTCATACCTAAGGAGTTGAAGGGGGGTTCGTACAGATTTGATATAGGTACAGCTGGTAGTGTATCTCTAGTTATACAAGCTGTGATTTTACCTCTATTATTTGCAAGTGAACCGAGTACTGTGAGGTTATCTGGTGGAACTGATGTTCCAATGGCCCCCCCGATAGACTATATGCGGTATGTTTTTAAGCATAATCTCCGGTTACTCGGCGTGAGCTTCGATATAGTTCTTCATCGTAGGGGCCATTACCCAAAAGGCGGTGGTGTAGTTGAGTTAGTTATAGAGAAAATGGCCTCCAAGTTAAGGCCTTTAAAGGCTATTAGGCGGGGTGGGATACTCGGGATTAAAGGGTTATCCCACGCGGTTAAGCTTCCCTTCCATGTTGCTAGTAGGCAAGCTTTAGCCGCGAGGAATTATATTAGAGAAAAACTGGGGGAAATACCTGTTTCAGTCGAGATTGAACATTACAAGAAGGAATGGGATCCGCATTTAGGCCCAGGAAGTGGAATAGTCTTATGGGCTAATTGTGGAAAAACGCTTTTGGGATCCGATAGCCTAGGAGCTAGGGGGAAGCCTGCTGAGAGGGTAGGAGATGAGGCTGCATCTGTATTAGTTGAGGATCTATCCACAGGAATGGCATTTGATAGGCATATGTCAGACATGTTACCTCCATTCTTGGCATTCACTGGGGGTGTCTCAGAGATAGGAGGGGCTAAATTAACAATGCATGCTAAAACGGTTCTTGAGTTGTTGAAGATTATTTTAGGGGATGAAGGGTTTGAATACGAGTTAGACGGGGAAGTGGACGGACCCTTTTTCTTGAAGCTGAAAGGCGTAAAGCCTTTTTCAAGGGGATGA